One window of Ziziphus jujuba cultivar Dongzao chromosome 5, ASM3175591v1 genomic DNA carries:
- the LOC107420845 gene encoding protein CURLY FLAG LEAF 1 produces MVSCQPPLSPNQRKPNPGSDNLSKKRKWEEPFVDQIFEKRSKAEETTKPIFDIDHDEHFEIPLPLEWQRCLDIQSGKIHFYNTKTHTRTCKDPRRSPDPDADLPISPVHRSLDLELNLTCDQSLGKNNMDDHDHHHLSNLNSGGSGKQKRNSSGGIRRCPSWLAFEMDHKQEMVARVCMRCHMLVMLCRSSPACPNCKFMHPPDQNPPTLFKSRCRFFC; encoded by the exons ATGGTTTCCTGTCAACCTCCTCTTTCTCCAAATCAAAGGAAGCCGAACCCAGGGTCCGATAACTTATCCAAGAAGAGAAAATGGGAAGAGCCCTTTGTCGATCAAATATTCGAAAAACGTTCCAAAGCTGAAGAAACTACAAAACCCATCTTtgatattgatcatgatgagcaCTTTGAGATTCCCTTGCCTTTGGAATGGCAACGCTGCCTTGATATTCAG TCTGGGAAAATACACTTTTACAATACAAAGACACATACAAGAACATGTAAGGATCCAAGGAGGAGCCCTGATCCTGATGCTGATCTGCCAATAAGTCCAGTGCATAGGAGCTTAGACCTCGAACTGAACCTAACATGTGATCAGTCGCTAGGTAAAAACAACATGGACGATCATGACCATCATCATTTGTCGAACCTCAATTCCGGCGGTTCGGGGAAACAGAAGCGGAATTCTTCAGGAGGGATAAGACGGTGTCCGTCGTGGTTGGCGTTCGAAATGGATCACAAACAAGAAATGGTAGCAAGGGTGTGTATGCGGTGCCACATGTTGGTGATGCTATGCAGGTCATCACCAGCATGCCCAAACTGCAAGTTTATGCATCCACCTGATCAGAATCCCCCGACCTTGTTCAAGTCCAGGTGTCGCTTCTTCTGCTAG
- the LOC107420836 gene encoding sugar transport protein 5 yields the protein MAVEGFAVDGFANGFNDKITMSVVITCIVAASSGLIFGYDIGISGGVTTMEPFLSKFFPSVLKKAAEAKTNMYCVYDSQLLTLFTSSLNIAGFISSLIASRLTAALGRRNIMLLGGCTFLAGAAINGGAVNIAMLILGRILLGLGVGFTNQATPVYLSEVAPPKWRGAFNTGFQFFIAIGVVSANCLNFGTAKHSWGWRLSLGLAIVPAAIMTIGALVIWDTPSSLVERGKIAQAKQSLIKVRGLKANVEAELDDLIKTSQISKAANEEPFVTILQRQYRPHLVMSIAIPFFQQITGINIIAFYSPVMFQSVGFGNDSALIGAIILGLVNLCSILVSSYVVDRYGRRFLFLIGGIQMFVCQVAVALVLMVATGVSGTRQIAEGYNILVLVLMCVYAAGFGWSWGPLSWLIPSEIFPLKIRPTGQSISVAVNFATTFVLSQTFLTMLCHFKFGAFLFYAGWITVMTIFVAVFLPETRGIPLESMYGVWDRHWYWSRFVKN from the exons ATGGCTGTCGAAGGTTTTGCCGTTGATGGATTTGCCAATGGCTTTAACGACAAAATAACGATGTCAGTGGTTATAACATGCATCGTGGCAGCATCTAGTGGACTCATATTTGGATATGATATTGGCATTTCAG GAGGAGTGACAACAATGGAACCATTTCTAAGTAAATTTTTCCCATCCGTATTAAAGAAAGCAGCAGAAGCTAAAACAAACATGTACTGCGTGTATGACAGCCAGCTTTTGACACTGTTCACGTCCTCACTCAACATAGCAGGCTTCATTTCATCACTCATTGCTAGCCGTCTCACAGCCGCACTGGGCCGCCGGAACATTATGCTTCTCGGTGGCTGTACCTTCCTCGCCGGTGCTGCCATTAATGGCGGTGCCGTCAATATCGCTATGCTAATCTTGGGCCGGATCCTTCTGGGCCTTGGCGTCGGTTTTACTAACCAA GCCACTCCTGTGTACCTCTCGGAGGTGGCACCTCCCAAGTGGCGCGGCGCATTCAATACTGGCTTCCAGTTCTTCATAGCAATCGGTGTGGTATCGGCCAATTGCTTAAATTTCGGCACGGCTAAGCATAGCTGGGGCTGGCGTCTCTCCCTAGGCCTCGCAATAGTTCCGGCCGCTATAATGACAATTGGAGCACTTGTTATCTGGGACACGCCTAGCAGCTTGGTGGAACGTGGGAAAATTGCTCAAGCCAAGCAATCTCTAATCAAAGTTCGCGGACTAAAAGCTAATGTGGAAGCAGAGTTGGATGATCTTATTAAAACTAGCCAAATTTCTAAAGCAGCCAATGAGGAACCATTCGTGACCATATTGCAGAGACAATACAGACCGCACCTTGTGATGTCAATAGCTATACCTTTTTTTCAACAGATCACTGGGATTAACATTATAGCATTCTATTCACCTGTCATGTTTCAATCCGTTGGTTTTGGAAACGACTCTGCTTTAATAGGAGCAATCATACTCGGTTTGGTCAACCTCTGTTCGATCCTTGTGTCTTCGTATGTTGTTGATCGGTATGGTCGGAGATTTTTGTTCCTAATTGGTGGAATTCAAATGTTTGTCTGTCAG GTAGCTGTGGCTTTGGTGCTGATGGTTGCGACGGGAGTTTCAGGGACCAGGCAGATTGCTGAGGGATACAATATACTAGTGCTAGTGCTGATGTGCGTATATGCTGCTGGTTTTGGATGGTCATGGGGACCATTAAGCTGGCTTATTCCAAGTGAAATATTTCCTCTGAAAATTAGGCCAACAGGGCAAAGTATAAGTGTGGCTGTGAATTTCGCTACCACATTTGTGCTATCCCAAACATTTTTGACGATGCTTTGCCATTTCAAATTTGGGGCTTTCCTGTTCTATGCGGGTTGGATTACGGTGATGACCATTTTTGTTGCAGTTTTCTTACCGGAGACCAGAGGAATCCCTTTGGAGTCCATGTATGGAGTGTGGGATCGCCACTGGTACTGGAGTCGATTTGTTAAAAACTGA
- the LOC125418121 gene encoding sugar transport protein 5: MAGGAFAVDGPVSALNSKITVAVVLTCVVAASSGLIFGYDIGISGGVTTMIPFLSKFFPSVLKKGAQAKRNLYCMYDSQVLTAFTSSLYIAGLAASLGASRLTALLGRKNIMILGGFTFLVGAAINGGAVNIAMLILGRILLGFGVGFTNQATPVYLSEVAPPKWRGAFNTGFQFFIGVGVVVSNCINYGTAKRSWGWRLSLGLAIVPAAVMTIGALLIMDTPSSLVERGKLSQAKRSLQKVRGSNNDVDSELADLIKTTDITRAINQEPFVTIFQRQYRPYLVMAIAIPFFQQLTGINIIAFYAPVLFQSVGFGNDSALIGSIILGAVNLCSILVSTFVVDRFGRRFLFLLGGIQMFVCQVAVACLLAVTTGVSGTKDISKGYAILVLILMCIYAAGFGWSWGPLTWLVPSEIFPLKIRSPGQSISVSVNFATTFVLSQTFLTMLCHFKYGTYLFYAGWVFVMTLFVALLLPETKGIPLDAMHVVWERHWFWRRFVRPQSQPPPTPPTPEAMNMLFIH, from the exons ATGGCCGGGGGAGCTTTTGCAGTTGATGGGCCGGTTAGCGCTCTTAACAGCAAAATAACGGTGGCCGTAGTCCTAACGTGCGTCGTTGCTGCTTCCAGCGGGCTCATCTTTGGCTATGACATTGGAATTTCAG GGGGTGTGACAACAATGATACCATTTCTAAGCAAATTTTTCCCATCGGTATTGAAGAAGGGAGCACAAGCCAAAAGAAACTTATACTGCATGTATGATAGCCAGGTATTGACCGCATTCACATCCTCGCTCTACATAGCAGGCTTAGCAGCATCACTTGGAGCTAGCCGTCTCACTGCCTTATTGGGCCGCAAGAACATCATGATCTTAGGTGGCTTCACTTTCCTTGTCGGAGCTGCCATTAACGGCGGTGCAGTCAACATTGCTATGCTCATATTAGGCCGAATTTTGCTCGGATTTGGTGTCGGTTTTACTAACCAA GCTACCCCTGTCTATCTCTCGGAAGTGGCACCTCCCAAGTGGCGTGGCGCATTCAACACGGGCTTTCAGTTCTTCATAGGCGTAGGCGTGGTGGTATCGAATTGCATAAATTATGGCACGGCTAAGCGTAGCTGGGGCTGGCGACTATCGCTTGGCCTTGCCATAGTTCCTGCTGCTGTTATGACAATTGGAGCTCTACTCATAATGGACACGCCTAGCAGCTTGGTGGAACGTGGTAAGCTTTCTCAAGCCAAGAGATCTCTTCAGAAAGTCAGAGGATCTAACAACGATGTGGATTCAGAGTTGGCTGATCTTATTAAGACCACCGATATCACTAGAGCAATCAATCAGGAGCCTTTTGTGACCATATTCCAGAGGCAATACCGGCCTTACCTTGTGATGGCAATTGCTATACCCTTTTTCCAACAGCTCACTGGCATTAACATCATAGCATTCTATGCACCTGTCCTGTTTCAATCCGTTGGGTTTGGAAATGACTCTGCTTTGATAGGATCGATCATATTGGGGGCGGTTAACCTTTGTTCGATCCTAGTGTCTACCTTCGTGGTCGATCGATTTGGTCGTAGGTTCTTGTTCCTACTGGGCGGGATTCAAATGTTTGTCTGTCAG GTCGCCGTTGCTTGCTTGCTAGCAGTGACAACAGGTGTTTCTGGTACCAAGGACATCTCAAAGGGATATGCCATATTAGTACTAATTCTAATGTGCATCTATGCTGCTGGTTTTGGATGGTCGTGGGGGCCTTTGACCTGGCTTGTTCCAAGTGAAATATTCCCTCTCAAAATTCGATCCCCGGGCCAAAGCATCAGTGTGTCTGTCAATTTTGCTACCACATTTGTGCTATCCCAAACATTTTTGACCATGCTCTGCCACTTCAAGTACGGCACGTATCTATTCTATGCTGGTTGGGTCTTTGTCATGACCCTTTTTGTTGCACTTTTACTACCGGAGACCAAAGGAATCCCTTTGGACGCTATGCATGTTGTTTGGGAGCGACACTGGTTTTGGCGTCGGTTTGTTCGACCCCAATCCCAACCCCCACCAACCCCACCTACCCCGGAGGCCATGAACATGTTGTTCATACACTAA
- the LOC107420835 gene encoding sugar transport protein 5 encodes MAGGAFAVDGPASALYGKITVAVVITCIVAASSGLIFGYDIGISGGVTTMVPFLSKFFPSVLKKKEEAKTNLYCMYDSQVLTAFTSSLYIAGLVASLGASRLTALLGRRNIMILGGCTFLVGAAINGGAANIAMLILGRILLGFGVGFTNQATPVYLSEVAPPRWRGAFNTGFQFFIGIGVVAANCINYGMAKHSRGWRVSLGLAMVPAAFMTIGALLISDTPSSLVERGKLAQAKKSLQKVRGSKTDVEPELNDLIKTSEITKSINQEPFVTIFQRQYRPHLVMAIAIPFFQQLTGINIIAFYAPILFQSVGFGSDSALIGAIILGVVNLCSILVSTFVVDRFGRRFLFLLGGIQMFVCQVGVACLLAVTTGVSGTKNISKGYAILVLVLMCIYAAGFGWSWGPLSWLIPSEIFPLKIRSQGQSISVAVNFATTFVLSQTFLTMLCHFKYGTFLFYAGWILVMTLFVAILLPETKGIPLDSMHVVWERHWFWRWFVQLQTEPPRVNEHFASTLN; translated from the exons TTCTAAGCAAATTTTTCCCATCCGTactaaagaagaaagaagaagccaaaACAAACTTATACTGCATGTATGATAGCCAGGTCTTGACAGCATTCACGTCCTCGCTCTACATAGCAGGTTTAGTAGCATCACTTGGAGCTAGCCGTCTCACTGCCTTATTGGGCCGCAGGAACATCATGATCTTAGGTGGCTGCACTTTCCTTGTTGGAGCTGCTATTAACGGCGGGGCTGCCAACATTGCTATGCTCATATTAGGCCGTATTTTGCTCGGATTTGGTGTCGGTTTTACCAACCAA GCTACTCCTGTTTACCTCTCAGAGGTGGCACCTCCCAGGTGGCGTGGTGCATTCAACACGGGCTTTCAGTTCTTTATAGGGATAGGCGTGGTGGCAGCCAATTGCATAAATTATGGCATGGCTAAGCATAGCAGGGGCTGGCGTGTATCGCTTGGCCTTGCTATGGTTCCTGCTGCTTTCATGACAATAGGAGCGTTACTAATTTCGGACACGCCTAGCAGCTTGGTGGAACGTGGTAAGCTAGCTCAAGCCAAGAAATCTTTACAAAAGGTCAGAGGATCAAAAACTGATGTGGAACCAGAGTTGAATGATCTTATTAAGACCAGCGAAATCACTAAATCCATCAATCAAGAGCCATTTGTGACCATATTCCAGAGGCAATACCGGCCTCACCTTGTGATGGCAATTGCTATACCCTTTTTCCAACAGCTCACTGGCATCAATATCATAGCATTTTATGCACCGATCCTGTTTCAATCCGTAGGATTTGGAAGTGACTCTGCTTTGATAGGAGCGATCATATTGGGGGTGGTTAACCTTTGTTCGATCCTAGTGTCTACATTCGTGGTTGATCGATTTGGTCGTAGATTCTTGTTCCTATTGGGCGGGATTCAAATGTTTGTCTGTCAG GTTGGGGTGGCTTGCTTGCTAGCTGTGACAACAGGGGTTTCTGGTACCAAGAACATCTCCAAGGGCTATGCCATATTAGTACTAGTGCTGATGTGCATCTATGCTGCTGGTTTTGGATGGTCGTGGGGGCCTTTGAGCTGGCTTATTCCAAGTGAGATATTCCCTCTTAAAATTCGATCCCAGGGACAAAGCATCAGTGTGGCTGTCAATTTTGCTACCACATTTGTGCTATCCCAAACATTTTTAACCATGCTATGCCACTTCAAGTACGGTACATTCCTATTCTATGCCGGTTGGATCTTAGTCATGACCctttttgttgcaattttacTACCGGAGACCAAAGGAATCCCTTTGGACTCTATGCATGTAGTGTGGGAGAGGCATTGGTTTTGGCGTTGGTTTGTTCAACTCCAAACCGAACCACCCAGAGTCAATGAACATTTTGCTTCTACGCTGAATTAA